In Planctomycetaceae bacterium, a single window of DNA contains:
- a CDS encoding substrate-binding domain-containing protein — protein MMVWRGKIMLARQFKIVLFAHGNLDYLRRVLLGVRAFASLQPQWTLHVCPPTAAGLDEARRLAPDGLIASWFDVPLEDVLALKLPTVLALTYEHHSRRVTWVGCDHAAAGELAARYFLKRGFRVLTAVATESHPSITRWDGFERAARRAGVQAARYAGPAGPGLAQWLVDLPKPAAVYVAITDLAGPAAEACQAAGIDVPGQVAILSGGSDQFVCEMTEPPLSAVDFPYEKLGRTAAAMLDRMMRHPNRPAPRPVLMRDFLVVTRRSTDVIATEDADVRTAVTYIREHYGRALSVPEIAERTSLGRRALEKRFRLALGRTVLSEIQFVRLEAVKLLLRNTHLPMHAVAGHCGFPTPERMCLVFRAAEGMTPTLYRQRFSTGGV, from the coding sequence ATGATGGTCTGGCGAGGCAAAATCATGCTTGCCAGGCAGTTCAAGATCGTCTTGTTCGCGCACGGTAATTTGGATTACCTGCGCCGCGTGCTGTTGGGGGTGCGGGCCTTTGCCTCGCTCCAGCCGCAATGGACCCTGCATGTCTGCCCGCCCACGGCCGCGGGACTGGACGAGGCGCGGCGGCTGGCCCCGGACGGACTGATCGCCAGTTGGTTTGACGTGCCGCTGGAGGATGTGCTGGCCCTGAAACTCCCGACGGTGCTGGCGCTGACCTACGAACACCACAGCCGCCGCGTCACGTGGGTCGGCTGCGACCATGCCGCCGCGGGCGAACTGGCGGCCAGATACTTCCTCAAGCGAGGCTTTCGGGTGCTCACCGCAGTGGCCACCGAGTCTCACCCCTCGATTACCCGTTGGGACGGCTTTGAGCGAGCCGCCAGGCGCGCGGGCGTGCAGGCGGCGCGGTATGCCGGTCCCGCCGGACCGGGCCTGGCCCAGTGGCTGGTCGATCTACCTAAACCCGCCGCCGTCTACGTCGCCATCACCGATCTGGCCGGACCGGCGGCCGAGGCGTGCCAGGCCGCCGGCATCGACGTGCCGGGACAAGTCGCCATCCTCAGCGGCGGCAGCGATCAGTTCGTCTGTGAGATGACCGAGCCGCCCCTGTCGGCGGTTGACTTCCCCTACGAGAAACTCGGCCGCACCGCCGCGGCCATGCTCGACCGCATGATGCGTCACCCCAACCGCCCGGCGCCCAGGCCCGTCCTCATGCGCGACTTCCTCGTCGTTACGCGCCGCTCGACCGACGTCATTGCCACGGAGGACGCGGACGTCCGCACGGCCGTGACGTACATCCGCGAGCACTACGGCCGAGCCTTGAGCGTTCCGGAGATTGCGGAACGGACGTCATTGGGGCGACGGGCGCTGGAGAAGCGTTTCCGCCTCGCGCTGGGGCGGACCGTCCTGTCGGAGATTCAGTTCGTTCGCCTGGAGGCCGTCAAGCTGCTGCTTCGCAACACGCACCTGCCCATGCACGCCGTCGCCGGCCACTGCGGATTCCCCACGCCCGAGCGCATGTGCCTGGTCTTCCGCGCCGCCGAGGGCATGACTCCCACGCTCTACCGCCAGCGTTTCTCAACCGGCGGCGTTTGA
- a CDS encoding DUF2231 domain-containing protein: MSTPASIAKHPIHPMLIAFPIGLWIFSFICLLVFWRGGAEAWETAAIYSMGGGIFGALAAAIPGLIDLLDIPPSRARTKGIWHGVINVVALVIFTAAFFLRGGMTTTQFVLLSAVGVLLLFVSGWLGGSMVYVHGVGVEFKGKDERRQRMDQQKDQPGEPASEQQKQTRQREPVEV; this comes from the coding sequence ATGTCGACACCTGCCAGCATCGCCAAGCATCCGATTCACCCCATGCTGATCGCCTTTCCGATCGGCCTGTGGATCTTCAGCTTCATTTGCCTGCTGGTCTTCTGGAGAGGCGGGGCGGAGGCCTGGGAGACCGCCGCGATCTACTCGATGGGCGGGGGAATCTTCGGCGCTCTGGCCGCGGCGATCCCCGGACTGATCGACCTGCTGGACATTCCGCCCAGCCGCGCCCGTACCAAAGGCATCTGGCACGGCGTGATCAACGTGGTTGCCTTGGTGATCTTCACGGCAGCGTTCTTCCTGCGAGGCGGAATGACCACCACGCAGTTCGTGCTGCTCTCGGCCGTCGGCGTGCTGCTGCTGTTCGTCAGCGGATGGCTGGGCGGCAGCATGGTGTACGTCCACGGCGTGGGCGTCGAGTTCAAGGGCAAGGACGAGCGCCGGCAGCGCATGGACCAGCAGAAGGATCAGCCCGGCGAACCGGCGTCCGAGCAGCAAAAGCAGACCCGGCAGCGCGAGCCGGTTGAAGTGTAA
- a CDS encoding efflux RND transporter periplasmic adaptor subunit, protein MKHAVRRIVLMVVILAVVAAAVIGILHWRTKEQSKTRLVLYGNVDIRQVELAFNANERIEKIHVVEGQHVEAGDLLAELTTNRLAPAAANAAAQVERQKSDIVAAQAEARYAELQYEHTLRASKTGAATRQEMDSATAARNATQARLQSAHSSLRALEANLVLVQQQLADARLYAPSRGVIRNRILEPGDMASPAKPVLTLAVTDPLWVRAYVDESDLGKIHPGMSAAVTTDSFPGKTYDGWVGFISPTAEFTPKQVQTPELRTALVYEVRVYVRNASGQLRLGMPATVTIPLHQAATARPAAASAPLATSPGAAP, encoded by the coding sequence GTGAAGCATGCGGTGCGTCGTATCGTGTTGATGGTCGTGATCCTGGCGGTCGTGGCGGCCGCCGTGATCGGCATTTTGCATTGGCGCACGAAGGAACAGTCCAAAACCCGCCTGGTGCTGTATGGCAACGTCGACATCCGCCAGGTCGAGTTGGCCTTCAACGCCAACGAGCGCATCGAAAAGATTCACGTTGTCGAGGGCCAGCATGTCGAGGCGGGCGACCTGCTGGCCGAACTGACGACAAACCGCCTGGCGCCGGCCGCTGCTAACGCCGCTGCCCAGGTCGAGAGGCAGAAGTCGGACATCGTGGCCGCCCAGGCCGAAGCGCGTTACGCTGAACTGCAGTATGAACACACGCTCAGGGCCTCGAAAACGGGCGCGGCGACCCGGCAGGAAATGGACAGCGCCACCGCCGCTCGCAATGCCACCCAGGCGCGCCTGCAGTCCGCCCACTCCTCGCTTCGTGCCCTGGAGGCCAACCTTGTTCTCGTCCAGCAACAGCTTGCCGACGCCCGGCTGTACGCCCCCAGCCGCGGCGTCATCCGCAATCGCATTCTCGAGCCCGGCGACATGGCCTCGCCTGCCAAGCCCGTGCTGACCCTGGCGGTCACCGATCCGCTTTGGGTGCGGGCGTATGTCGACGAGAGCGACTTGGGCAAGATTCATCCCGGGATGAGCGCTGCCGTCACCACCGATAGTTTTCCCGGCAAGACGTATGACGGCTGGGTGGGGTTCATTTCGCCCACGGCCGAGTTCACGCCCAAGCAGGTGCAGACCCCGGAGCTGCGCACGGCGCTGGTGTACGAGGTGCGCGTGTACGTGCGCAATGCGTCGGGCCAGTTGCGGCTGGGCATGCCCGCCACCGTGACAATCCCGCTGCACCAGGCCGCGACCGCGCGACCGGCCGCCGCGTCGGCGCCGCTGGCGACTTCACCAGGGGCGGCGCCATGA
- a CDS encoding ABC transporter permease: MNRPDATAGEAQTRWPQLMRLGGLMHKEFLQILRDPSSIAIAFLMPVVLLVIFGYGVSLDAKGIPVALVIEQPGADASSLAGALSNSEYFRTTTFRTLMDARQAMIDGQADAIVHLRSDFARQLRRPDGAPIQIILNGVDANRARVVSGYLAGAWQTWLAARVAASGATLPAAVVVEERVWFNSELRSRDFLVPGLVAIIMTLIGSLLTAMVVAREWERGTMEALLVTPVYIREILLGKLVPYFGLGMGGMAVTVGVGVLLLGVPLRGSLVVLAAVASVFLLVALGVGLLISAATKNQFVAGQIAILTSFLPAFMLSGFIFNIASAPLPIQWLTRVVAARYFVSILHTVFMAGDIWAIIVPNVLVLAAMAAVFLTLARLKSRKHLE; encoded by the coding sequence ATGAACCGGCCAGACGCCACCGCAGGCGAGGCCCAGACGCGCTGGCCCCAACTCATGCGCCTGGGCGGGTTGATGCACAAGGAGTTCCTGCAGATTCTGCGGGACCCCAGCAGCATTGCCATCGCCTTTCTCATGCCCGTGGTGCTGCTGGTGATTTTCGGCTACGGCGTGTCGCTCGACGCCAAGGGCATCCCCGTCGCCCTGGTGATCGAGCAGCCCGGGGCCGACGCGTCGTCGCTGGCCGGGGCCTTGAGCAACTCCGAGTATTTCCGCACCACGACCTTTCGCACCCTCATGGACGCCCGCCAGGCGATGATCGACGGGCAGGCCGACGCCATCGTTCATCTGCGCAGCGACTTTGCCCGCCAACTGCGCCGCCCCGACGGAGCGCCCATCCAGATCATCCTCAACGGCGTTGACGCCAACCGCGCCCGCGTCGTCTCGGGATACCTCGCCGGCGCCTGGCAGACTTGGCTCGCCGCCCGGGTGGCGGCCTCGGGCGCCACCCTCCCGGCGGCGGTGGTCGTCGAGGAGCGGGTCTGGTTCAACAGCGAACTGCGCAGCCGCGACTTCCTGGTCCCGGGCCTGGTGGCCATCATCATGACGCTCATCGGCTCGCTGCTGACGGCGATGGTCGTCGCCCGCGAGTGGGAGCGGGGCACGATGGAGGCCCTGCTCGTCACGCCCGTGTACATCCGCGAGATCCTGCTGGGCAAGCTCGTGCCGTACTTCGGGCTGGGCATGGGCGGCATGGCCGTGACGGTGGGCGTCGGGGTGCTGCTGCTGGGCGTGCCGCTGCGCGGCTCGCTGGTCGTGCTGGCCGCAGTCGCCTCGGTCTTTCTACTGGTGGCCCTGGGCGTGGGGTTGCTGATTTCGGCGGCGACGAAGAATCAGTTCGTCGCCGGGCAGATCGCCATCCTGACGTCCTTTCTTCCGGCCTTCATGCTGTCGGGATTCATCTTCAACATCGCTTCGGCCCCGCTGCCGATCCAGTGGCTGACGCGCGTCGTCGCGGCGCGCTATTTCGTCTCGATCCTGCACACGGTGTTCATGGCCGGCGACATCTGGGCGATCATCGTGCCCAACGTGCTGGTGCTGGCGGCGATGGCGGCGGTCTTCCTGACCCTGGCGCGGCTCAAGTCGCGAAAGCACCTGGAGTAG
- a CDS encoding metalloregulator ArsR/SmtB family transcription factor, with the protein MASPARNPKRPPQAQLLPMTFLHETAECLRLMAHPVRLAIADLLSHGDLPVYEIAQRLDLPPSQACDHLRRMQRVGLLASRRRGRTVYYRIAAPQVNHLLGCIRKTRSCAIAQ; encoded by the coding sequence GTGGCGAGCCCGGCAAGAAATCCTAAACGCCCCCCGCAGGCCCAACTGCTGCCGATGACGTTTCTGCACGAGACGGCCGAGTGCCTGCGCCTGATGGCCCACCCGGTCCGCCTGGCCATCGCCGACCTGCTCTCCCACGGCGACCTGCCGGTGTACGAGATCGCCCAGCGGCTCGACCTGCCCCCCAGCCAGGCCTGCGACCACCTGCGCCGCATGCAGCGGGTGGGGCTGCTGGCCAGCCGCCGCCGCGGACGCACCGTCTATTACCGAATCGCCGCCCCCCAGGTGAACCACCTGCTGGGCTGCATCCGTAAAACCCGAAGCTGCGCAATAGCACAATGA
- a CDS encoding DsrE/DsrF/DrsH-like family protein, which yields MSDKKRIVIVGGVAGGASAAARARRLSEDAEIILIERGQYVSFANCGLPYYLGGRIADRSRLLVATAAGLRKRFRIDVRTQTEVLRIDRPGKKVAVRTPEGAEQVIEYDALVLSPGAAPVRPPVPGFDHPRVFTLRNMADIDCIKEYVDTHKPRKAAVIGAGYIGLEMTEAFRELKVDVVLVELMDQVFGPIDPEMAAPLAEHIASHGVDLRLGTSVQRVDDDAGKPVLALSTGEKTPVDLAILAIGVRPETTLAVQAGLKIGPTGGIAVDEHMRTSDADIYAVGDVVEVTHLVGGGAALIPLAGPANRQGRIAADNIFGRDSRYRKTQGTSICKVFDLAVGMTGLSEKALKKAATPYEKVYVHPSSHAGYYPGAHTLSLKLLFDPADGRILGAQAVGAAGVDKRIDVLATALRAGMTVFDLQDLELCYAPPFGSAKDPVNYAGFVAANALKGDVALCHYADVAAPRGDQMLLDVRTPEEVRGGTIAAAANIPLDDLRERLSELPRDKEILAFCKVGLRGYLACRILKQHGFACRNLSGGYTTYKAFTRALAHDDVAPERTSASDTGAEPSGGTAFPGCDTGSKACATQAANVVKTIDACGLQCPGPIMRLRTAVDELSEGQSVSIRASDTAFAGDVPAWCASTGNRLVSLVRDTGYVVATVEKRLAAQPAPSAGGCGKGKTIVVFSDDFDKAIAAFIIANGAASMGSDVTMFFTFWGLNVLRRDGAVKVRKTLVERMFGWMMPRGAGKLKLSKMHMAGMGKAMIAGIMKKKNVLSLPELIAAARAAGVKMVACTMSMDLMGIKQEELIDGVAAGGVAMYLQTAEQGGVNLFI from the coding sequence ATGTCAGACAAGAAACGCATCGTGATCGTCGGCGGCGTGGCGGGCGGGGCCTCGGCGGCCGCCCGGGCCAGAAGGCTCAGCGAAGACGCCGAAATCATCCTCATCGAGCGCGGGCAGTACGTGTCCTTCGCCAATTGCGGGTTGCCGTACTATCTCGGCGGGCGCATCGCCGACCGCTCGCGGTTGCTGGTGGCCACGGCCGCGGGGCTGCGGAAACGATTCCGCATCGACGTGCGGACGCAGACGGAAGTGCTGCGCATCGACCGCCCGGGCAAGAAGGTCGCCGTGCGGACGCCCGAGGGCGCCGAACAAGTCATCGAGTACGACGCGCTGGTGCTCTCGCCGGGCGCCGCCCCCGTGCGCCCGCCCGTGCCGGGTTTCGACCACCCGCGCGTCTTCACGCTGCGAAACATGGCCGACATCGACTGCATCAAGGAATACGTCGACACCCACAAGCCGCGCAAGGCCGCCGTCATCGGAGCTGGATACATCGGCCTGGAGATGACCGAAGCCTTCCGCGAGTTGAAGGTCGACGTGGTGCTGGTGGAATTGATGGACCAGGTCTTCGGCCCTATCGACCCGGAGATGGCGGCGCCGCTGGCCGAGCATATCGCCTCGCACGGCGTGGACCTGCGCCTGGGCACCAGCGTTCAGCGCGTCGATGACGACGCGGGCAAACCGGTCCTGGCCCTGTCGACGGGGGAGAAGACCCCGGTCGACCTGGCGATCCTGGCCATCGGCGTGCGCCCCGAAACGACGCTGGCCGTCCAGGCCGGGCTCAAGATCGGGCCCACCGGCGGGATCGCCGTCGACGAGCACATGCGCACCAGCGACGCCGACATCTACGCCGTCGGCGACGTCGTCGAAGTGACGCACCTGGTCGGAGGCGGCGCGGCGCTGATCCCGCTGGCCGGTCCGGCCAACCGCCAGGGACGCATCGCCGCCGACAACATCTTCGGCCGCGACAGCCGATACCGCAAAACCCAGGGCACCAGCATCTGCAAAGTGTTCGACCTGGCCGTGGGCATGACGGGCCTGAGCGAGAAGGCCCTCAAAAAGGCCGCTACGCCCTATGAAAAAGTCTACGTGCACCCGTCGTCGCACGCGGGCTACTATCCCGGCGCGCACACGCTGTCGCTCAAGCTGCTGTTCGACCCGGCCGACGGGCGGATCCTCGGCGCCCAGGCGGTCGGGGCCGCCGGCGTCGATAAGCGCATCGACGTGCTGGCCACGGCGCTGCGGGCGGGGATGACGGTGTTCGACCTGCAGGACCTCGAACTGTGTTACGCCCCGCCGTTCGGCTCGGCCAAGGACCCGGTCAACTACGCGGGGTTTGTCGCGGCCAACGCCCTCAAGGGCGACGTGGCGCTGTGCCACTACGCTGACGTGGCGGCTCCGCGCGGCGATCAGATGCTTTTGGACGTGCGCACGCCGGAGGAGGTTCGCGGCGGCACCATCGCGGCGGCGGCGAACATCCCGCTGGACGATCTGCGCGAGCGGCTGAGCGAACTGCCTCGCGACAAGGAAATCCTGGCCTTCTGCAAGGTTGGCCTGCGCGGCTACCTCGCCTGCCGCATCCTCAAACAGCACGGCTTCGCCTGCCGAAACCTCAGCGGCGGGTACACGACGTACAAGGCCTTCACCCGCGCCCTGGCGCACGATGACGTCGCGCCCGAGCGAACGAGCGCCAGCGATACCGGCGCCGAACCAAGCGGTGGCACAGCCTTTCCAGGCTGTGACACAGGCTCGAAAGCCTGTGCCACCCAGGCCGCCAATGTCGTCAAAACCATCGACGCCTGCGGTCTGCAGTGCCCCGGACCGATCATGAGGCTGCGCACGGCCGTCGACGAGCTGTCGGAAGGCCAGTCCGTCAGCATCCGCGCCAGCGACACGGCCTTTGCCGGCGACGTGCCCGCCTGGTGCGCCAGCACGGGCAACCGCCTGGTGTCCCTGGTGCGCGACACCGGCTATGTCGTCGCGACGGTGGAGAAGCGCCTGGCGGCGCAGCCGGCGCCGTCGGCAGGGGGCTGCGGCAAAGGCAAGACGATCGTCGTTTTCAGCGACGACTTCGACAAGGCCATCGCCGCGTTCATCATCGCCAACGGCGCCGCTTCGATGGGCAGCGACGTGACGATGTTCTTCACGTTCTGGGGCCTCAACGTGCTTCGCAGGGACGGCGCCGTCAAAGTCCGCAAGACGCTCGTCGAGCGGATGTTCGGGTGGATGATGCCCCGCGGGGCCGGCAAGCTCAAGCTCTCGAAGATGCACATGGCCGGCATGGGCAAGGCCATGATCGCCGGCATCATGAAGAAGAAGAACGTACTGTCGCTGCCGGAGTTGATCGCCGCCGCCCGGGCTGCGGGGGTCAAGATGGTCGCCTGCACGATGTCGATGGACCTGATGGGCATCAAGCAGGAAGAGCTGATCGACGGCGTCGCGGCCGGCGGCGTGGCGATGTATCTCCAGACGGCAGAGCAGGGCGGGGTGAATCTGTTTATTTGA
- a CDS encoding ATP-binding cassette domain-containing protein, whose amino-acid sequence MTVPARPGRAGSDATPPVVLELRDVSKSFLAAKRRVQALDRVSLTARQGQITGLIGPDAAGKSTLIRLAAGLLSADSGSVAVLGLDAAAQSAQVQAAVGYMPQRFGLYEDLSVRENLDLYASLQGLPHNRREARFDELMPMTGLAPFMSRLAGRLSGGMKQKLGLACALVRSHRLLLLDEPTVGVDPLSRRELWRIIHELVDSHGASVLISTSYMDEAGRCDQVVTLHQGRVLGQDPPAAFIDKAQGRTFTLAAPGMPRRATREKLIAHPDVLDAVVYGQEIRLITRQAQAPEAAALAPDLVAAKIVPASPRFEDGFVILLAAQADHPAHRPSKESATPRAAASTEHPVTIEVRDLTKRFGNFVAVDNVSFEVARGEIFGLLGPNGAGKSTTFRMLCGLLPASGGHLKVAGVDLRHAASAARARIGYMSQKFSLYGDLTVRENLNFFSAAYGLTGRDRTEQIQRRLEQFELDEQADQTSALLPLGYKQRLAMACALVHQPQTIFLDEPTSGVDPLARRVFWNQIAALAESGVTVMVTTHFMAEAEYCDRLAIMDSGRILALGAPEEIRRRAGADATFEDAFIHLIESQRQEDAR is encoded by the coding sequence ATGACCGTCCCCGCACGTCCAGGACGGGCCGGCAGCGACGCAACGCCGCCGGTCGTGCTGGAACTGCGGGACGTCTCCAAGAGCTTCCTCGCCGCCAAGCGCCGCGTGCAGGCGCTCGACCGGGTCAGCCTCACCGCCCGCCAGGGGCAGATCACCGGGCTCATCGGTCCCGACGCCGCCGGCAAGAGCACGCTCATTCGCCTCGCCGCGGGACTGCTGTCAGCCGACTCGGGCTCCGTTGCCGTGCTGGGTCTCGATGCTGCCGCGCAGTCCGCGCAGGTGCAGGCCGCCGTCGGCTACATGCCCCAGCGCTTCGGACTCTACGAAGACCTCAGCGTGCGGGAAAACCTCGACCTCTACGCCAGCCTGCAGGGTCTGCCGCACAATCGCCGGGAGGCACGCTTCGATGAACTGATGCCCATGACGGGTCTGGCGCCGTTCATGTCGCGACTGGCCGGGCGGCTCTCGGGCGGGATGAAACAGAAACTGGGCTTGGCGTGTGCCCTCGTGCGGTCGCACCGCCTGCTGCTGCTGGACGAGCCCACCGTCGGCGTCGACCCGCTGTCGCGGCGCGAACTGTGGCGCATCATCCACGAACTGGTGGACAGCCACGGCGCGTCGGTGCTGATCAGCACGTCGTACATGGACGAGGCCGGGCGCTGCGACCAAGTCGTCACGCTGCACCAGGGGCGGGTGCTCGGCCAGGACCCGCCCGCAGCGTTCATCGACAAGGCCCAGGGCAGGACCTTCACGCTGGCGGCGCCGGGCATGCCGCGCCGTGCCACGCGGGAAAAGCTCATTGCGCACCCCGACGTGCTTGACGCGGTCGTCTACGGGCAGGAAATCCGCCTGATCACGCGACAGGCGCAGGCGCCCGAGGCGGCGGCACTGGCGCCCGATCTGGTCGCGGCCAAAATCGTCCCCGCCTCGCCGCGGTTTGAGGACGGCTTTGTGATCCTGCTGGCCGCCCAGGCGGACCATCCGGCCCATCGCCCGTCCAAAGAATCTGCGACACCCCGCGCGGCCGCCTCGACGGAGCATCCCGTCACGATCGAGGTGCGGGACCTGACCAAGCGGTTCGGCAACTTCGTCGCGGTCGATAACGTGTCTTTCGAGGTTGCCCGTGGTGAGATCTTCGGCCTGCTGGGCCCTAACGGCGCGGGCAAGAGCACGACCTTCCGCATGCTCTGCGGGCTGCTGCCCGCCAGCGGCGGGCACTTGAAGGTTGCCGGCGTGGACCTGCGCCACGCGGCGTCTGCCGCGCGGGCGCGCATCGGCTACATGTCGCAGAAGTTCTCGCTCTACGGCGACCTGACGGTGCGCGAGAACCTCAACTTCTTCAGTGCCGCGTACGGCCTCACCGGTCGCGATCGCACCGAGCAGATCCAGCGGCGGCTGGAACAGTTCGAGCTGGACGAGCAGGCCGATCAGACCAGCGCCCTGCTGCCGCTGGGGTACAAGCAGCGCCTGGCGATGGCCTGCGCCTTGGTACACCAGCCCCAGACGATCTTCCTGGACGAGCCGACCTCCGGCGTCGACCCGCTGGCGCGGCGGGTGTTCTGGAATCAGATCGCCGCCCTGGCTGAAAGCGGCGTGACCGTGATGGTCACCACGCACTTCATGGCCGAAGCGGAATACTGCGACCGCCTGGCGATCATGGACAGCGGCAGGATTCTCGCCCTGGGAGCCCCCGAAGAGATCCGCCGCCGGGCCGGCGCCGATGCGACATTCGAGGATGCTTTCATCCACCTGATCGAATCGCAGCGGCAGGAGGACGCTCGATGA
- a CDS encoding PEP-CTERM sorting domain-containing protein, whose protein sequence is MKTATRAILAVAGILALAGAAQAATLTFETPDYHTGAIEGQDGWVAHSSPNPDAGIIAFTGPDGSAYTMGSLNTNRGYARRDDTDIIRSDNTITVSWLLRSGANSEVCQIRSYDFTSGAMGIGFGDSGGNSTTTKFQLFSATGAVYNSTYSFIRDHWYEVTIAIDVAANTATLSAYDVTAGAAVTGMELDNKSMNIAGADAAARQASLDALGALYASFGGGATRMDNLQYGDIIPEPATMSLLVLGAVGVIVRRKRS, encoded by the coding sequence ATGAAAACAGCGACACGGGCAATTCTGGCGGTGGCAGGGATATTGGCATTGGCGGGAGCGGCCCAGGCGGCCACTTTGACGTTTGAGACGCCGGACTATCATACCGGCGCGATCGAAGGACAGGATGGATGGGTTGCCCATAGCTCGCCCAACCCTGACGCCGGGATCATCGCTTTCACCGGGCCAGACGGATCGGCGTATACGATGGGCTCGCTCAACACCAACCGCGGTTACGCACGCCGCGACGATACGGACATCATCCGCTCCGATAACACGATTACCGTAAGTTGGCTCTTGCGATCAGGGGCGAACTCTGAAGTCTGCCAGATCCGATCCTACGATTTCACGTCGGGGGCGATGGGCATCGGCTTTGGCGACAGCGGCGGCAACAGCACGACCACGAAGTTCCAGCTCTTTTCTGCCACGGGAGCCGTCTATAACAGCACGTACAGTTTTATCCGCGACCACTGGTACGAGGTGACCATTGCTATTGACGTTGCCGCCAACACGGCCACGTTGTCTGCCTACGACGTAACGGCCGGCGCCGCTGTCACGGGCATGGAGTTGGATAACAAGTCAATGAACATCGCCGGCGCCGACGCGGCCGCGCGGCAAGCCTCTCTGGATGCCTTGGGCGCGCTCTACGCCAGCTTCGGCGGCGGCGCCACCCGCATGGACAATCTCCAATACGGCGACATCATCCCCGAGCCGGCGACGATGAGCCTGCTGGTTCTGGGCGCGGTGGGCGTGATCGTCCGCAGGAAACGCTCGTAG
- a CDS encoding ABC transporter permease, whose amino-acid sequence MWNRILALIVKEFLAVLKDPKSRVSIIAPPLIQMFVFSYAATFDIKNVPYAVYNEDGGAASRELLAGFSGSPAFEQKYIIERQGQIADLVDRQEVLMVVHVDRQFSRDLLSGNPARLQIIVDGRNSNTAQVAFTYVQEIVSTFNEHWAARHGATQPPARLEIRAWYNPNLVSRWFIVPGLVGVVLQVATLLVTSLSVAREREQGTFDQLLVTPLRPVEILIGKAAPGFVIGLADATIIALLAHFWFGVPMTGSVLALYLGMVLFLFSAVGVGLMISSLAATMQQALLGTFLFLLPSILLSGFATPIENMPPVLQEITRIIPLRYFMVILRGVYLEGGDVSMYLNQFWPMAVIGVLCLAIAGWLFRHRTT is encoded by the coding sequence ATGTGGAACCGCATTCTGGCGCTGATCGTCAAGGAGTTCCTGGCCGTCCTGAAGGACCCCAAGAGCCGCGTGTCGATCATCGCCCCGCCGTTGATCCAGATGTTTGTCTTCAGCTACGCCGCCACATTCGACATCAAGAACGTGCCCTATGCCGTTTATAACGAGGACGGCGGCGCCGCCTCGCGCGAGCTGCTGGCGGGGTTTTCCGGCTCGCCCGCCTTTGAGCAAAAGTACATCATCGAGCGCCAGGGGCAGATCGCCGACCTTGTGGACCGCCAGGAGGTCCTGATGGTCGTCCACGTTGACCGCCAGTTCAGCCGCGACCTGCTCAGCGGCAACCCCGCCAGACTGCAGATCATCGTCGACGGGCGAAACTCCAACACCGCCCAGGTCGCCTTCACCTATGTGCAGGAGATCGTCTCGACTTTCAACGAACACTGGGCCGCCCGCCATGGCGCCACGCAGCCGCCCGCGCGGCTCGAGATCCGCGCCTGGTACAACCCCAACCTCGTCAGCCGATGGTTCATCGTCCCCGGGCTCGTCGGCGTGGTGCTGCAGGTGGCCACGCTGCTGGTGACGTCGCTGTCGGTCGCCCGAGAGCGCGAGCAGGGGACCTTCGACCAGCTCCTGGTCACACCGCTGCGCCCGGTCGAAATCCTCATCGGCAAGGCCGCGCCTGGGTTCGTCATTGGTCTTGCCGACGCGACCATTATCGCTTTGCTGGCGCACTTCTGGTTCGGCGTTCCGATGACCGGAAGCGTGCTGGCGCTGTATCTGGGAATGGTGCTCTTCCTGTTCTCGGCGGTGGGGGTGGGGCTGATGATCTCGTCGCTGGCAGCCACCATGCAGCAGGCGCTGCTGGGGACATTCCTGTTTCTGCTGCCCTCGATCCTGCTGTCGGGCTTCGCCACGCCTATCGAGAACATGCCCCCCGTCCTGCAGGAGATCACGCGGATCATTCCGTTGCGGTACTTCATGGTGATCCTGCGAGGCGTCTACCTCGAAGGCGGCGACGTGAGCATGTATCTCAACCAGTTCTGGCCGATGGCCGTCATCGGCGTCCTGTGCCTGGCCATCGCCGGATGGCTCTTCCGCCACCGCACGACGTAG